CGACCACCGCGGCCTGGTACCGATCAAAGAGCCGGGAGACCAGGAGAGCCATCCGATCCCGGCCCCAGGGCCATTGTCCCTCTTCGGCCAGACTTTTTTCATCAATGTCAACGATGACGATGCGGTTGTCAATGGTGCCGGGAATGGTCAGGTTGAGCCGCAGGTCATAGGTCCAGTTTTCAAGCCGGTCGAGCAGGGGCAGGTCGATATGGCCGGTCACGTTCAACAGCAGCAGCAGCAGAAAAATGAGCCCCGGTCCGAACCGGAGGTAATGTCTTAGCCAATAGGATTTGAGCACGGGGTCCTTGTAGCCCTCATTGGCCCCTGGTCGTGATAAAACACGGCCATTACCCGGGGGAGTGCGCCGGCGGAAGGAAATCGGTCAGTGATACTCCGAAAGGACCATCTGCGGGCCGGCACTAATTACAGTATGGGGTATCAGCGGAGCCACCGGGGTTGTCCTGGTTTCCCCCTTGCCGTTTCCTGTTACCATTCTTCCGGTCCTCGCCGGTCGAATCGAGGGCGTTTGCGGTGTCGTTGCTTGTGGATTGATTGGCAGCCGTGATAACCGCCTGTCCTGGTCCTCCCTGCCCGGGGACGGTGGGGGGGAGTTCAGCAGCAGCGGCACCCTGCCAGGCAAGGATGGGGTAGGCTCCGTCAACGATGTTCCAGATAGCGGGGTCCCAGCCGTCGTATGTGGTCTCGTCCCACAACATCTCGGCGGTGGTTTTGCCCTGCCCCTGGGCGCTTGCAGCCTGCCCTGAAGTCTGGATGTCCCAGTAGCTGTCAGTGGTGACCGGATCGTGGCTGGTCCACCCTGACCCGGCCGCCCCGACCAGGCCGCCGACCTCGGAAGCACCGTTCACCGGGCCGATACTGTAGGAGTCGTTGATGGAGCCATAGGCCTGGTTGTTCCCGACCAGGCCGCCGACATCTTCATAGCCGGTTACCGCAGCCGTGCTGTAGCAATTGTTGATTGTGCCCTCGTTCCACCCGACCAGGCCGCCGACATCGTAGTTGCCGCTTATGGTGCCAGTGGTAAAGGATTCGCTGATCTCGCTGTCAAAACCAGTATTGCCCACCAGGCCGCCGGTCTGGTCTCCGCCGGTGATATCCATGTCCACCAGCCCGACCTTGCGGATGGCGGCGCCGCTGTCGCCTTCGAGCCCTGCGAACAGGCCGATATAATCGCTCTCCGGGCGGTTGATATACAGGTTGGAGATGGTATGTTCGTTTCCGTTAAAGAGGCCGCGGAAGAGCGCGGGCGCGGTAATAAGGGCCGTTCCTATCGGGTCAAATCCGAAAAAACCGCCGGTCCCGGCGGGGTTCCAGCCGCGGGTGGCGCTGGCGTCGATATCCGTGCCCAGGGCATAGGTGCCGTCCAGGTTGTTGTCGATGTTCTGCAGGTCGTTGACGTTGTTGACCAGCATGTAGCTGATCGGAACGACGCCAGAGAAATATCCCGGGCTTATATAGTCCGTGGGCGCGGCATAACCGTTCGGCGGATTATAGTAGATCGTGGCCTCGCCTCCGGCTGCCGTATCCAGCCCTACCCACCAGTCGCCGGGGCTGTGGAAGGGGAAGCTCAAGTCCCCGCCGCCGTCGGCATCGGAATCCGACCGGAAGACGACGCTGCCGCCGGATTCGTTGCTTATTTTGTCTCTGACCTCGATATCGTTATGGGCGCTCAGGAAGAGGGTGGTGGGTTCCGCCCAGTTTATGTTGTCCGCGATAATGATGTCTCCTGGCTCTTCTCCCTCGGCCCAGGCATCACTGGTCTGGATGGTGACGTTGCCCTGGTCGAGCTGGTTGCCCAGGGCGGCGCCGGTGGTGTCGCCGTCCACCGGGGCTACAATGAAATTGGTGGGATCGAGGAGCAGGGTGCCGGCCAGGCCTTGGGGCGCCCTGAGGTCGGCCAGGCCCTGATAGGTAAGGTTCCGCCGGCCCGACACCTCGACATTGCCGCCGTTGCCGCCGTCATCGCCGCCCCGGGCGCTGATCCTGCCGGAGAATGCAGTGTCGCCGTCGGACCAGATCACCACATCACCGCCGTCACCAACGGTCAGGGCATCGGCCTTGATAACGGCCCCGGCCGCCACTGTGGCGGATGCGGCATTGCGGATATCAGGGTCGGCGCCCTGGAAATCGCCGCCCACCAGAACCCGGCCGCCGCCGCTGCTGCCCGATGCGTCGACCATTGCCCGGCCGGTGAGGATGACCTGGTTGCCGAGGATCCGGATTTCACCGCCTTGGCCGTGGGCACCGGTCGCGGTCATGGTGCCGGAGACCAGGGTGTCTCCGGCCTCGCTCTCAATCGTTATCTCGCCGCCGTTGCTGCCGGAGGCACTGGTAATGCTTGCGTTATCAAGGGTAACCCCCTGTGAGGCCTTGAAATAGATTTGGCCATTTGTCCCCACCGTGGCGCTGTCAGCGCTGACAATACCACTCTGGGCGATCAGGCTGCCGTAGATTCCCACGGTGCCGCTTTGGGCCACGATCCCGCCGAGGTTCACGGCCCGGTCCTCCGGCGCGCTCACCACCACTGCTATCTCAGGGGTGTCGGCATCAACTATCTGCACACTGTGGCCGGCCGCCAGGAGTACCTCGCCCGCCGGGGACCGGATAATCCCGCTGTTCTCGATATCCGGGGCGATCAGGTAGACCTTGCCGCCA
This portion of the Desulfobacterales bacterium genome encodes:
- a CDS encoding filamentous hemagglutinin N-terminal domain-containing protein gives rise to the protein MATKLFLATVLLLLYPHQTLALPSGSQVVSGRVSLAAQDNTLTITNSPEAIIHWRDFSINANEAVRFVQQNSASSVLNRITGGNPSRIFGLLESNGRVFLINPNGILFGPDSRIDVNGLVASTLDISDRDFLSGNLFFGNGPDSGFIDNQGTITTPDGGKVYLIAPDIENSGIIRSPAGEVLLAAGHSVQIVDADTPEIAVVVSAPEDRAVNLGGIVAQSGTVGIYGSLIAQSGIVSADSATVGTNGQIYFKASQGVTLDNASITSASGSNGGEITIESEAGDTLVSGTMTATGAHGQGGEIRILGNQVILTGRAMVDASGSSGGGRVLVGGDFQGADPDIRNAASATVAAGAVIKADALTVGDGGDVVIWSDGDTAFSGRISARGGDDGGNGGNVEVSGRRNLTYQGLADLRAPQGLAGTLLLDPTNFIVAPVDGDTTGAALGNQLDQGNVTIQTSDAWAEGEEPGDIIIADNINWAEPTTLFLSAHNDIEVRDKISNESGGSVVFRSDSDADGGGDLSFPFHSPGDWWVGLDTAAGGEATIYYNPPNGYAAPTDYISPGYFSGVVPISYMLVNNVNDLQNIDNNLDGTYALGTDIDASATRGWNPAGTGGFFGFDPIGTALITAPALFRGLFNGNEHTISNLYINRPESDYIGLFAGLEGDSGAAIRKVGLVDMDITGGDQTGGLVGNTGFDSEISESFTTGTISGNYDVGGLVGWNEGTINNCYSTAAVTGYEDVGGLVGNNQAYGSINDSYSIGPVNGASEVGGLVGAAGSGWTSHDPVTTDSYWDIQTSGQAASAQGQGKTTAEMLWDETTYDGWDPAIWNIVDGAYPILAWQGAAAAELPPTVPGQGGPGQAVITAANQSTSNDTANALDSTGEDRKNGNRKRQGGNQDNPGGSADTPYCN